The proteins below come from a single Leptospirillum ferriphilum genomic window:
- a CDS encoding 4Fe-4S dicluster domain-containing protein: protein MFQYEAPEGAQMIQVWINGKEWQVPEGLTMIQAMWYTGHEVIHGIGCLGGVCGACAAVYRMPGNFRLFNALACQTLVKEGMAFSLIASYPTQRAQYDIEQIPDAKEGLFTLYPESATCRNCNACTEVCPQGIDVRTSVWQAAFGDFKGVAETTMSCVMCGLCVSRCIAEMAPHEIALYARRAYGSRELAFPENLRQRMDSVASGTYDEELERLSRLSPDQLKLECGVK, encoded by the coding sequence ATGTTTCAGTATGAAGCTCCGGAAGGGGCACAAATGATACAGGTCTGGATTAACGGAAAAGAATGGCAGGTTCCGGAAGGCCTCACGATGATTCAGGCCATGTGGTACACCGGACACGAAGTCATTCATGGAATCGGTTGTCTTGGAGGCGTGTGCGGAGCCTGTGCTGCCGTCTACCGGATGCCCGGAAATTTCAGGCTGTTTAATGCCCTGGCTTGTCAGACTCTGGTAAAAGAAGGCATGGCGTTCAGCCTGATTGCATCTTACCCGACCCAAAGAGCCCAGTACGATATCGAACAGATCCCGGATGCAAAAGAAGGTCTCTTTACCCTTTATCCGGAATCTGCGACTTGCCGAAACTGTAATGCCTGCACGGAAGTCTGTCCGCAGGGAATTGATGTCCGGACATCGGTGTGGCAGGCTGCCTTTGGTGATTTCAAAGGTGTGGCAGAAACGACCATGAGCTGTGTAATGTGCGGTCTTTGCGTGTCAAGATGCATTGCGGAAATGGCTCCGCACGAAATTGCCCTTTATGCGAGAAGAGCCTATGGCAGCCGCGAATTGGCTTTTCCGGAAAATCTTCGTCAACGGATGGATTCCGTCGCATCCGGCACCTACGATGAAGAACTTGAACGACTCTCTCGTCTTTCTCCCGATCAGCTTAAGCTGGAATGTGGGGTGAAATGA